In the genome of Spea bombifrons isolate aSpeBom1 chromosome 11, aSpeBom1.2.pri, whole genome shotgun sequence, one region contains:
- the LOC128468261 gene encoding olfactory receptor 1019-like, whose product MNPYQMELDNITGFIIQGFSNVPELQSPLFVLFLMIYLMILLGNLTIFTVILLNSHLHTPMYIFLLNLSFIDMCFTSTILPNLLHVLFTQHKYISFSGCMVQMYFFVSLACTEYFLLTAMAYDRYLAICHPLHYVLFMSLKNCGFFIAAAWTVGFLDPTGHVVLLAKLSFCGSHVIDHFFCDVSPLLKLSCSDTFSAELMIYIEGVLVTFNSFMLTVTSYFFIISTILKMSSEDRRKAFSTCGSHMTCVVIFYGTIFCLYVRPTSSYSPERDKFFSLFYIVLIPMLNPIIYTLKNKEFKRAFIKVKNRAF is encoded by the coding sequence ATGAATCCTTACCAAATGGAATTAGACAATATAACAGGGTTTATAATCCAAGGGTTTTCTAATGTCCCCGAGCTTCAGAGCCCGCTTTTTGTGTTGTTCCTGATGATTTATCTCATGATTCTTTTGGGGAACCTAACAATCTTCACCGTGATTTTACTGAATTCTCACTTGCACACTCCCATGTATATCTTCCTGTTGAACCTTTCATTCATTGACATGTGTTTTACCTCGACCATTCTGCCGAACCTCCTACATGTGCTCTTCACCCAGCACAAGTACATCTCATTTTCGGGGTGTATGGTtcagatgtatttttttgtgtcattGGCTTGTACCGAGTACTTTCTTTTGACAGCCATGGCTTATGATCGCTATCTGGCCATCTGTCACCCTCTTCACTATGTTCTTTTCATGAGTCTAAAGAATTGTGGTTTTTTCATAGCTGCCGCGTGGACTGTTGGCTTCCTGGACCCTACGGGACATGTTGTCCTCCTTGCCAAGCTGTCCTTTTGTGGATCCCATGTTATTGACCATTTCTTCTGTGATGTTTCACCGTTACTCAAACTTTCCTGTAGCGACACATTTAGCGCAGAACTTATGATCTACATTGAAGGCGTCCTAGTGACCTTTAATTCATTCATGCTCACTGTGACCtcatatttctttataatttcCACAATTCTAAAAATGTCCTCCGAAGATCGTCGGAAAGCTTTTTCTACCTGCGGCTCCCACATGACCTGCGTTGTAATCTTTTATGGGACAATTTTCTGTTTGTACGTCAGACCCACATCAAGTTATTCTCCAGAAAGGgacaagtttttttcccttttctatatCGTCTTGATTCCAATGCTGAATCCCATTATATACACTTTGAAGAATAAAGAATTTAAAAGAGCGTTTATAAAAGTGAAAAACAGAGCATTTTAa
- the LOC128468262 gene encoding olfactory receptor 1C1-like, whose amino-acid sequence MFNVTIFIIQGFSFTPGLKLPIFVAFLIIYLTIIFGNTTIFAVIALDSHLHVPMYVFLSNLSFLDILYSSTILPKLLVIIATQNKAIAFTGCMVQMYFFMALACTEFLLLAVMAYDRYVAVCHPLHYFAYMSLKHCVIFASLAWAIGLLDPILHTVLIANLNFCLANRIDHFFCDVAPLLKLTCSETTNIELLNYIEGSLLSFSAFILTLVSYIFIISSILKISSTNGRQKAFSTCSSHLTCVVIFYGTIICLYMRPSSSYSPKRDKFFALLYVALIPLLNPFIYTLKNTEFKQAMENIWSKASLIVL is encoded by the coding sequence atgtttaacgtCACCATATTTATAATCCAAGGTTTTTCATTTACTCCAGGACTCAAACTTCCAATTTTTGTTGCATTCCTGATCATCTACCTTACTATTATTTTCGGCAACACAACTATTTTCGCTGTTATTGCGCTGGATTCTCACTTACATGTTCCAATGTATGTTTTTCTGAGTAACCTCTCATTCCTCGACATTTTGTACAGTTCTACTATTCTACCGAAACTCTTGGTGATAATAGCGACGCAAAACAAGGCCATAGCCTTTACGGGATGCATGGTTCAGATGTATTTCTTCATGGCTTTGGCTTGCACTGAGTTTCTTCTCCTGGCCGTGATGGCTTACGATCGTTATGTGGCCGTATGCCACCCCCTTCATTACTTTGCATACATGAGCCTAAAGCATTGTGTTATCTTCGCATCTCTGGCATGGGCTATTGGATTACTGGATCCAATTTTACACACCGTCCTCATAGCAAACCTGAATTTTTGCCTAGCCAACCGCATTGACCATTTCTTCTGTGATGTAGCTCCATTGCTCAAGCTAACCTGCAGTGAAACCACAAATATAGAGTTGTTGAACTACATTGAAGGGTCACTCCTAAGCTTTAGCGCGTTCATCCTAACATTGGTCTCCTACATCTTTATTATATCTTCGATCTTGAAAATCAGTTCTACGAATGGGCGTCAGAAAGCTTTCTCCACCTGCTCTTCCCACTTGACCTGCgttgttattttttatgggaCGATCATTTGCTTGTACATGAGGCCATCTTCGAGCTATTCTCCTAAGCGAGACAAGTTCTTTGCCCTTCTGTATGTTGCGTTAATCCCTTTGCTGAATCCTTTTATTTACACGCTGAAGAATACAGAGTTCAAACAAGCCATGGAAAATATTTGGAGTAAAGCCAGCCTCATTGTACTGTAA